One Coriobacteriia bacterium DNA segment encodes these proteins:
- a CDS encoding glutamate synthase subunit beta, with product MGRTGAYLQVARKEHGVRSANEAVTDYGEFVLPLSADEQREQASRCMNCGVAFCQSGGLFDDMAAMTGCPLRNLVPEVNDLLYRGRLDEAYERLKLTNPFPEFTGRVCPAPCETACNLGLHDDAVTIHDNERLLADYAWEHDMQPLAPADASAPLVSVVGSGPAGLALAWELTRRGLRVRVYERDERPGGLLSYGIPSMKLPKQVVRQRIELMEQSGIEFICNVDAIGHADKLLAESDAVILAAGANVPRDIGIAGRNLTGIHFALEYLGEVTRSQLEGREASIDADGKDVVVIGGGDTGVDCVACALRQGAKSVTQVIRAQRPPADCETFECWPAPRKTYEQGYGHREAEELFGEDPRLWATDTIGFVGDDAVEAVRIQDLSYEDGRHLLEGTERDIPAQLVLIAKGFLGAQDSLFDAFGAEQPLRGDQVHLLHAGADGVAPVFAAGDVRMGSTLVATAIADALACADEVCAALA from the coding sequence ATGGGACGCACGGGAGCATACCTTCAGGTCGCACGCAAAGAGCATGGCGTGCGTTCCGCGAACGAGGCCGTGACGGATTACGGGGAGTTCGTGCTGCCGCTTTCCGCCGACGAGCAGCGTGAGCAAGCGAGTCGCTGCATGAATTGTGGCGTGGCGTTTTGTCAGAGTGGCGGCCTTTTCGATGACATGGCCGCCATGACGGGCTGTCCGTTGCGTAATCTCGTCCCCGAGGTCAACGACTTGCTCTATCGCGGGCGTCTCGACGAGGCGTACGAGCGTCTCAAGCTCACGAATCCGTTCCCGGAGTTCACGGGGCGTGTGTGCCCGGCGCCGTGCGAAACCGCCTGTAACCTCGGGCTGCATGACGATGCGGTCACCATTCACGATAACGAGCGCTTGCTTGCCGATTACGCATGGGAGCATGACATGCAGCCGCTTGCGCCCGCAGATGCGTCGGCGCCCCTCGTGAGCGTCGTCGGTTCTGGTCCCGCGGGGCTTGCCCTTGCCTGGGAACTCACGCGGCGTGGTCTGCGCGTGCGCGTATACGAGAGGGACGAGCGTCCCGGCGGCTTGCTCAGCTACGGTATCCCCAGCATGAAGCTTCCCAAGCAGGTCGTGCGGCAACGCATCGAGCTCATGGAGCAAAGCGGCATCGAGTTCATCTGCAATGTGGATGCGATCGGGCATGCAGACAAGTTGCTTGCCGAGTCCGATGCGGTCATCTTGGCCGCCGGTGCCAATGTTCCACGCGACATCGGCATTGCGGGTCGAAACCTTACGGGCATCCATTTCGCGCTCGAATACCTGGGCGAGGTTACGCGCTCCCAGCTTGAGGGCCGTGAGGCAAGCATCGATGCCGATGGCAAGGACGTTGTGGTCATCGGTGGCGGCGACACGGGCGTTGACTGCGTTGCCTGCGCTTTGCGGCAGGGAGCCAAAAGCGTGACCCAGGTCATTCGCGCGCAGCGTCCGCCGGCAGATTGCGAGACCTTTGAGTGCTGGCCAGCGCCACGCAAGACCTACGAGCAGGGTTACGGGCATCGCGAGGCCGAGGAGCTCTTCGGCGAGGACCCGCGTCTTTGGGCGACCGATACGATTGGCTTTGTCGGAGACGACGCGGTTGAGGCCGTGCGCATCCAGGATCTCTCATACGAGGATGGACGACATCTTCTCGAAGGCACGGAGCGCGACATCCCTGCGCAGCTCGTGCTCATTGCCAAGGGTTTCCTCGGGGCACAAGACAGCCTGTTCGATGCATTTGGCGCCGAGCAGCCTTTACGTGGAGATCAGGTGCATCTGTTGCACGCGGGTGCCGATGGAGTCGCGCCCGTCTTTGCCGCTGGTGACGTGCGCATGGGATCGACGCTTGTCGCAACGGCGATTGCCGATGCGCTCGCATGCGCCGATGAGGTGTGTGCGGCGCTCGCATAG
- a CDS encoding methyltransferase type 11 yields the protein MMEDVTRIHLQRTMKGRAMLYEDYKNWYTLDVEPKKYYAEIAAVQDPDPQATARTRDTDATIPASARELLFNISAEIKNHFHEFGSPMPPLMEGCTVVDLCCGSGRDTYLAAQLVGEQGKVIGVEPDANRLAKAEKYLDQEIAQFDYDAPNVELIHGVPEDLSMIPDESVDIVISNCTFNLSPDKDAYVREVKRILKEDGEWYFTDVFTDRRIPLEKAHNIKLRALRLSGAMYISDFRRLVQHYEFLDPRYLMTFKTPLTPSEQGLFPDIAFATITVRAMKSRWAEDVCESYGETVTYKGNLPDYPDAFLFDSNIKFATGKTCPVCGNVTSIAMHSRYSSAFETTGNRDQHIGDTHGDHIIKTAPDYEGVYDEDDQPINASCC from the coding sequence ATGATGGAAGATGTCACCCGGATTCACCTCCAGCGTACGATGAAAGGACGTGCCATGCTTTACGAGGATTACAAGAATTGGTATACGCTCGATGTCGAACCCAAGAAGTACTATGCCGAGATCGCCGCCGTGCAAGATCCCGATCCGCAGGCGACGGCTCGTACCCGCGACACGGACGCCACGATTCCCGCCTCTGCCCGCGAGCTTCTCTTCAACATCTCGGCCGAGATCAAGAACCACTTCCACGAGTTCGGCTCTCCCATGCCGCCGCTCATGGAGGGTTGCACGGTCGTCGATCTGTGTTGTGGCTCGGGTCGCGATACCTATCTTGCCGCCCAGCTTGTGGGAGAGCAGGGTAAGGTCATCGGCGTCGAACCCGATGCGAATCGTCTGGCAAAGGCCGAGAAGTACCTCGACCAGGAAATCGCGCAGTTCGACTATGACGCCCCCAACGTCGAGCTTATTCACGGAGTTCCCGAGGACCTCTCGATGATTCCCGACGAGTCAGTCGATATCGTGATTTCGAACTGCACCTTCAACCTCTCGCCCGACAAGGACGCATACGTACGCGAGGTCAAGCGCATCCTCAAGGAAGACGGCGAATGGTACTTCACCGATGTCTTCACCGACCGCCGCATCCCGCTCGAGAAGGCCCACAATATCAAGCTGCGCGCCTTGCGCCTGAGTGGTGCCATGTACATCAGCGACTTCCGCCGCCTCGTGCAGCACTACGAGTTCTTGGACCCGCGCTATCTCATGACATTCAAAACGCCGCTCACGCCAAGCGAGCAGGGGCTGTTCCCCGACATCGCCTTCGCGACCATTACCGTGCGTGCGATGAAGTCGCGTTGGGCCGAGGACGTCTGCGAGTCCTACGGCGAGACGGTGACCTACAAGGGCAACCTTCCCGATTATCCCGACGCGTTCCTCTTCGACTCCAACATCAAGTTCGCGACCGGAAAGACCTGCCCCGTTTGCGGTAACGTCACCTCCATTGCCATGCACTCGCGCTATAGTTCGGCTTTCGAGACCACGGGCAACCGCGACCAGCACATCGGCGATACGCACGGTGACCATATCATCAAGACGGCACCCGACTACGAGGGCGTCTACGATGAGGATGACCAGCCGATTAACGCGAGCTGCTGCTAG
- a CDS encoding transcriptional regulator has product MWSACHPKSEKELSECGQLGKSLSRLTQPSILSVLAKADKPVHGYLIIQEMSSGPMFNGNAPDPTGIYRILKQMENNGLVTSEWDTSESGPAKRCYNLTDEGRACLRRWVDALACYAASIQDLRILACDALDIPVPEQPTCMKELEV; this is encoded by the coding sequence ATGTGGTCTGCCTGCCATCCCAAGTCCGAGAAGGAGCTCAGCGAGTGCGGTCAGCTCGGAAAAAGCCTGAGCCGCCTCACGCAGCCTTCGATTCTTTCCGTACTTGCCAAGGCAGATAAGCCCGTCCACGGCTATCTCATCATCCAGGAGATGTCGAGCGGTCCGATGTTCAATGGAAACGCCCCCGACCCAACGGGCATCTACCGCATCCTCAAGCAGATGGAGAACAACGGGCTGGTCACGAGCGAGTGGGACACGTCCGAATCCGGCCCCGCTAAGCGTTGCTATAACCTGACTGACGAGGGTCGGGCCTGTCTTCGTCGCTGGGTCGATGCGCTGGCATGCTATGCGGCAAGTATCCAGGACCTGCGCATTCTCGCATGCGATGCCCTTGACATCCCCGTTCCCGAGCAGCCAACCTGCATGAAGGAGCTCGAGGTCTAG
- a CDS encoding glutamate synthase large subunit, with translation MQAEMTDWAERRPCADPTLYRSEFEHDACGIGALAHLKGVRSHQIIDDALSVLVNLEHRGGVGLEPNTGDGAGILIQVPHRFFRKEAQKCGSILPDEGEYGVAMLFLPTDEEGMTAGMRIFEDGCAAEGIPLLFWRDVPVDCHDLGTTALECMPVIKQAFVGRPSHVNPGEDFERALYVCRRTIEKQAQVTPALAGKVFYVCSMSARTIVYKGMLVSTQMRGFFCDLDDAMTDSAIALVHSRYSTNTTPSWERAHPQRYIVHNGEINTLRCNVNWARAREPHLYSPVMGAALEKVLPVFNGEGSDSAMLDNMLEFISMNGRSLMRAVSMLLPEPWDKNEVLTSKRSAWDQYQSMLTEAWEGPAAIAFSDGTMLGAVIDRNGLRPARYCVTSDDRLILSSEAGALDIDPAKILVSGSLGPGQMLMVDPEQGRVLYDDEIRDELANEKPYREWIKSETLALSSLIEGAGASTLTVDDEDLSLTERQAVHGFCFEDIEEAIIPMADIGAVPLASMGEDTPLACLSERPRRFYHYFNQLFSQVTNPPIDALRESYITSTLLYLGNHGNLLEDARANCRLVRLETPLLNEVQFAALATIGRKGFKAARIVAAYSPDDGEHALADAVEKLGKQAEELVRSGVNILVLSDRAGRGFVPVPSLLSVASVHNHLLRCGIRTQVDLIVECGDAVTPHDFATLVGYSASGIYPYLAHDTIRSLCDRHVIDGDPDEAIARYNKAVVSGIVSIMSKMGISTMQGYHAAQVFEAVGLSSDLVDRHFTGTVSRIGGLALDDVQRECDERYALALAQAQSPSPSQLPSAGITSWRPRGEEHLITPQVIRLLQRAVREDDPELFEQYSEAVHQQGRAIVLRDLLDFDAQRPAIPLEQVEPASEIVKRFNTGAMSYGSISQEAHECLAIAMNRLGGRSNSGEGGEDPAREPLLANGDSKRSAIKQIASGRFGVTSRYLMSAHELQIKMAQGAKPGEGGHLPGEKVWPWIARTRRSTPGISLISPPPHHDIYSIEDLAELIFDLKNANPQARISVKLVSEAGVGTIATGVAKGGAHKILVSGANGGTGAAPRDSIHHAGLPLEMGLAETQQTLMQNGLRSRVVLESDGKLMDGRDVAIACLLGAEEFGFATMPLIAMGCLMQRDCQKDTCPVGIATQDCRLRKRFTGKPEYVVNYMMFVAEQLRQIMASLGFATIDEMVGHVECLRQTRAVRSWKARLLDLSPLLAKPHVDFGRAIPDAHCPHFLESAQAPNTLLETLDATLLIPYTSFARERLEPIEFHVDITNVNRCVGTMLGSAVTAQHPEGLPYDFIRVNCTGSGGMSFGAFLPKGIMLTIAGEANDYFGKGLSGGTVAVAPSSRANFRPEENVIVGNVAFYGATSGTGFVNGLAGQRFAARNSGASLVVEGIGDNGCEYMTGGLVLILGEVGINFAAGMNGGVAYVYDAAHTLESHCNRDLVDILEPDRSELAAIRELIEAHVRVTMSPLGVMMLYRFEDIAHHFKKVIPDEYRKMLAMTTQLEEEGCAHEEAQERAFELLRAGA, from the coding sequence ATGCAGGCTGAGATGACGGATTGGGCCGAGAGGCGCCCGTGTGCAGATCCGACGCTGTACCGCAGCGAGTTCGAGCATGACGCGTGCGGCATCGGGGCGCTGGCACACCTCAAGGGCGTGCGTTCGCATCAGATCATCGACGACGCGCTTTCGGTTCTCGTCAATCTCGAGCATCGCGGTGGTGTTGGCCTCGAACCCAACACGGGTGATGGCGCGGGCATACTCATCCAGGTGCCGCATCGCTTCTTTCGCAAGGAGGCGCAGAAATGCGGCAGCATACTTCCCGATGAGGGCGAATACGGCGTCGCCATGCTCTTTCTGCCCACGGACGAGGAGGGCATGACCGCAGGCATGCGCATCTTCGAGGATGGTTGCGCTGCCGAGGGCATCCCGCTTTTGTTCTGGCGCGATGTCCCTGTCGATTGTCATGACCTGGGAACGACGGCACTCGAATGCATGCCCGTCATCAAGCAGGCCTTCGTGGGGCGTCCCTCGCACGTCAATCCCGGCGAGGATTTCGAGCGCGCGCTTTACGTTTGCAGACGCACCATCGAGAAGCAAGCGCAGGTGACACCCGCGCTTGCGGGCAAGGTGTTCTACGTATGCTCGATGAGCGCACGGACAATCGTCTACAAGGGCATGCTCGTCTCCACGCAGATGCGCGGCTTCTTCTGCGATCTCGACGACGCGATGACCGACTCCGCGATCGCGCTCGTGCACTCGCGTTACTCGACGAATACGACACCGTCGTGGGAACGCGCCCATCCTCAGCGCTACATCGTCCATAACGGCGAGATAAACACGCTGCGCTGCAACGTGAACTGGGCCCGCGCACGCGAGCCGCATCTGTACTCGCCCGTCATGGGCGCGGCTCTCGAGAAGGTCCTGCCCGTCTTCAATGGCGAGGGCTCCGATTCGGCGATGCTCGACAACATGCTCGAGTTCATCTCCATGAACGGACGCTCCCTCATGCGTGCCGTATCGATGCTCCTGCCCGAGCCCTGGGACAAGAACGAGGTCCTGACGAGCAAGCGCAGCGCCTGGGACCAATACCAGTCCATGCTCACCGAGGCGTGGGAGGGCCCGGCTGCAATCGCGTTTTCGGATGGCACCATGCTGGGCGCCGTCATCGACCGCAATGGCTTGCGCCCCGCTCGATACTGCGTGACCTCCGACGACCGTCTCATCCTATCGAGCGAGGCAGGAGCGCTCGATATCGACCCGGCCAAGATTCTCGTATCCGGTAGCTTGGGACCGGGGCAAATGCTCATGGTCGACCCCGAGCAAGGACGCGTTCTCTACGATGATGAAATCAGGGACGAGCTCGCCAACGAGAAGCCGTATCGCGAGTGGATCAAGTCCGAGACACTCGCGCTCTCGTCGTTGATCGAGGGTGCCGGGGCCAGCACGCTAACGGTTGATGACGAGGATTTGTCCCTGACGGAGCGTCAGGCGGTGCACGGGTTTTGCTTCGAGGACATCGAGGAGGCCATCATTCCCATGGCCGACATCGGTGCCGTGCCACTCGCATCCATGGGCGAGGATACGCCGCTCGCGTGCCTGTCGGAACGTCCCCGCCGCTTCTATCATTACTTCAACCAGCTGTTCTCGCAGGTGACGAACCCGCCTATCGATGCATTGCGCGAATCATATATCACTTCGACGCTACTCTACCTGGGCAACCATGGCAACCTACTCGAAGATGCGCGTGCCAACTGCCGCCTCGTGAGACTCGAGACACCGCTGCTGAACGAGGTGCAGTTCGCCGCGCTTGCGACGATTGGAAGGAAGGGTTTCAAGGCTGCCAGAATCGTGGCCGCCTACAGTCCCGATGACGGTGAGCATGCCCTTGCCGATGCCGTCGAGAAGCTGGGCAAGCAAGCCGAGGAGCTTGTGCGCTCGGGCGTGAATATTCTGGTGCTCTCGGATCGCGCCGGGCGTGGCTTCGTTCCGGTGCCATCGCTTCTGTCGGTCGCGAGCGTGCATAATCATCTGCTGCGCTGCGGGATACGCACGCAGGTCGACTTGATCGTCGAGTGCGGCGATGCGGTGACACCGCACGATTTCGCGACGCTCGTGGGCTATTCGGCGTCGGGCATCTATCCGTATCTCGCGCACGATACGATTCGCTCGCTGTGCGATCGTCATGTCATCGACGGCGATCCCGATGAAGCCATCGCACGCTATAACAAGGCCGTCGTCTCAGGCATCGTTTCGATCATGTCGAAGATGGGCATCTCGACCATGCAGGGCTATCACGCCGCCCAGGTGTTCGAGGCGGTGGGCCTGTCCTCCGATCTCGTCGATCGGCACTTCACGGGCACGGTGAGTCGCATCGGCGGCCTCGCGCTCGACGACGTGCAGCGCGAATGCGACGAGCGTTATGCGCTGGCGCTCGCGCAGGCCCAATCTCCTTCACCCAGCCAACTTCCCAGTGCGGGCATCACCTCGTGGCGTCCGCGCGGCGAGGAGCATCTCATCACGCCGCAGGTCATCAGACTCTTGCAACGTGCCGTACGCGAGGATGATCCGGAGCTCTTCGAGCAGTACAGCGAGGCCGTGCACCAGCAGGGACGTGCCATCGTCCTGCGCGACCTGCTCGACTTCGACGCGCAGCGGCCCGCAATTCCCCTCGAGCAAGTCGAGCCGGCAAGCGAGATCGTCAAGCGCTTCAACACCGGCGCCATGAGTTACGGGTCCATCTCGCAGGAGGCTCACGAATGCCTCGCCATCGCCATGAACCGCCTCGGTGGTCGCTCCAACTCGGGTGAGGGCGGCGAGGATCCGGCGCGCGAGCCGTTGCTTGCCAACGGTGACAGCAAACGCTCGGCAATCAAGCAGATCGCCTCGGGGCGCTTTGGCGTGACGAGCCGCTATCTCATGAGCGCACACGAGCTGCAGATCAAGATGGCACAGGGCGCCAAGCCGGGTGAGGGCGGTCATCTTCCCGGTGAGAAGGTCTGGCCGTGGATCGCCCGCACGCGTCGTTCCACGCCGGGCATCAGCCTCATCTCGCCGCCGCCACATCACGACATCTACTCCATCGAGGACCTCGCCGAGCTCATCTTCGATCTGAAGAACGCCAATCCGCAGGCACGTATTTCGGTCAAGCTCGTCTCCGAGGCCGGTGTCGGGACCATCGCGACGGGCGTCGCCAAGGGCGGCGCACATAAGATTCTGGTTTCGGGTGCCAATGGCGGCACCGGCGCCGCACCGCGCGATTCCATCCATCACGCAGGCTTGCCCCTCGAAATGGGGCTGGCTGAGACGCAGCAGACGCTCATGCAAAACGGTTTGCGATCGCGGGTGGTCCTCGAGTCGGACGGCAAGCTCATGGATGGCCGTGATGTCGCCATCGCCTGCCTGCTCGGAGCCGAGGAGTTCGGCTTTGCGACCATGCCGCTCATCGCGATGGGCTGTCTCATGCAGCGCGATTGCCAGAAGGATACCTGTCCGGTGGGCATCGCCACGCAGGATTGTCGCCTGCGCAAACGCTTTACGGGCAAGCCCGAGTACGTGGTCAATTACATGATGTTCGTTGCCGAGCAGCTGCGACAGATCATGGCAAGCCTTGGCTTTGCCACGATTGACGAGATGGTCGGACACGTCGAGTGCCTGCGACAGACGCGCGCCGTGCGATCGTGGAAGGCGCGTTTGCTCGACCTTTCGCCCCTGCTCGCCAAGCCGCACGTCGACTTCGGGCGGGCGATTCCCGATGCGCATTGCCCGCACTTCCTCGAAAGCGCCCAGGCACCCAACACGCTTCTCGAGACGCTCGATGCGACGCTGCTCATTCCCTATACGAGCTTCGCGCGCGAAAGGCTCGAGCCCATCGAGTTCCATGTGGACATAACGAACGTCAATCGCTGCGTGGGCACCATGCTTGGCTCGGCGGTGACGGCACAGCACCCGGAAGGATTGCCCTACGACTTCATCAGGGTCAATTGCACTGGTTCGGGCGGTATGAGCTTTGGCGCGTTCTTGCCCAAGGGCATCATGCTCACGATTGCCGGGGAGGCAAACGACTACTTCGGCAAGGGCCTTTCGGGAGGCACGGTCGCGGTCGCGCCCTCGAGCCGGGCGAACTTCAGGCCCGAGGAGAACGTCATCGTCGGCAACGTCGCCTTCTATGGCGCGACGTCGGGCACGGGGTTCGTGAACGGCCTTGCGGGGCAGCGTTTCGCCGCGCGTAATTCGGGCGCCTCGCTCGTCGTCGAGGGCATCGGTGACAACGGCTGCGAGTACATGACCGGCGGGCTCGTTCTCATTCTGGGCGAGGTCGGCATCAACTTCGCGGCGGGCATGAACGGCGGCGTCGCCTATGTCTACGATGCGGCGCATACGCTCGAGTCCCATTGCAATCGGGACCTCGTCGATATCCTCGAGCCCGATCGCAGCGAGCTTGCGGCGATACGCGAGCTTATCGAGGCGCATGTGCGCGTGACGATGAGCCCGCTCGGCGTGATGATGCTCTACCGTTTCGAGGACATCGCACATCATTTCAAGAAGGTCATACCGGACGAGTATCGCAAGATGCTTGCCATGACGACGCAGCTCGAGGAAGAGGGCTGCGCTCATGAGGAGGCACAGGAGCGTGCCTTCGAGTTGCTGAGAGCGGGGGCGTAG